GAGTTTACCAGCCGGGGTGAAAATGCGCGTAAGAATTTTGCCCTGTTGAAGGAAAAGAAGATGGCAACCATGCCTGATCTTTTTCTGGGAATAGGTACGATTAAAAATGCAGCGGATGCAGCGGCTTATACTGAATTGGGAGCCGACTTTATCGTTTGCCCGATCACTGATCCGGAAACGGCTGCTTATTGTCATTCCGCCAATATCATGTGGATACCGGGCTGCATGTCGCCCACAGAGATTTCCGTGGCAGAAAAGAACGGGGCGAAACTCGTGAAACTCTTCCCTGGCAATGTATTGGGACCAGCATATGTAAGAGCCATCAAACCGCTTTTCCCTCACCTGAAATTCATGCCTACCGGTGGGGTAGAACCTACGCAGATTAGTATGGACGCCTGGTTTGATGCAGGCGTGGTTTGCGTGGGAATGGGCTCTAATCTGCTGGCAAAATCAGTCATCGATAGCAGGCAATGGGGACCGCTGAAAGAGAAAATAATGCAAACGTTTGCAGTTTTCAAAGCGTTGAAGTAACTTATACACTTTATCAATTCCAAATAAACCATAATGAATTCCACAACTTTAGGTAAGTATCGCTGGCGGGTATGTGCGCTGTTGTTCGTTGCTACTACCATCAACTATATTGACAGGCAGGTGCTTGGTTTGCTGAAAACAGACCTTTCGGCCGATTTTAACTGGACGGAGAAAGACTTCAGTAATCTTGTCATGGCCTTTTCTGCAGCCTATTCCATAGGTCTGCTGTTTTTTGGCGCGCTGGTCGACAAGATCGGATCGAAGGTAGGGTACAGTGTGTCTATCGTCGTATGGAGTTTGTCGGCCATGGCGCACGGACTGGTGCGTACGACGCTGGGATTTGGCGTGGTACGGTCTATATTGGGGATCAGTGAAGCAGGCAACTTTCCTGCAGCCATCAAAGCTACCGCGGAATGGTTTCCGAAAAAGGAGCGGGCACTGGCAACCGGGATTTTCAATTCCGGCTCCAATATCGCAGCAGTGGTGGGCCCGCTGATGGTATACTGGCTCGCGAAGAATCACGGCTGGAGAAGTGCATTTGTATGGACGGGAGCAATAGGATTTATCTGGCTGATATTATGGTGGTTTTATTATGAAGTGCCAAGCCGGCATAAGAAATTATCAAAAGAAGAATTTGATTATATCCATTCCGATCAGGAAATAGAAACCGAGAAACCCAGGCCTGTTAAATGGGCAAAATTGCTGGGTATTCGTCAAACCTGGGCTTTTGTGTTTGGTAAATTACTGACAGATCCGGTGTGGTGGTTTTTCCTTTTCTGGCTGCCGGGCTACCTGGAGTCGATCTTCCATGTGAACATGAAATCGAACCTCGGCTTGCCGATCATCATCATCTATTCGATTACAAGCTTCGGCAGTATCGGTGGCGGATGGCTGTCTTCCCACCTTATTAAAATTGGCTGGCCGGTATTCAGGGCGCGTAAAGTATCTATGCTGATTTTTGCACTTTGTGTAGTGCCTATCATGCTGATCCAGTATTCCAATAACCTGTGGCTGGCTATCGGTTTGATCAGTCTGGCTACGGCAGCACATCAGGCATGGTCTGCCACCATTTTTACCACCGCTTCCGATATGTTCCCGAAACGGGCTGT
The genomic region above belongs to Chitinophaga sp. 180180018-3 and contains:
- a CDS encoding bifunctional 4-hydroxy-2-oxoglutarate aldolase/2-dehydro-3-deoxy-phosphogluconate aldolase, whose translation is MAPAAETIIAAFEQSGIIPVFYHDDPEVCLEVLQACYQGGLRVFEFTSRGENARKNFALLKEKKMATMPDLFLGIGTIKNAADAAAYTELGADFIVCPITDPETAAYCHSANIMWIPGCMSPTEISVAEKNGAKLVKLFPGNVLGPAYVRAIKPLFPHLKFMPTGGVEPTQISMDAWFDAGVVCVGMGSNLLAKSVIDSRQWGPLKEKIMQTFAVFKALK
- a CDS encoding MFS transporter — protein: MNSTTLGKYRWRVCALLFVATTINYIDRQVLGLLKTDLSADFNWTEKDFSNLVMAFSAAYSIGLLFFGALVDKIGSKVGYSVSIVVWSLSAMAHGLVRTTLGFGVVRSILGISEAGNFPAAIKATAEWFPKKERALATGIFNSGSNIAAVVGPLMVYWLAKNHGWRSAFVWTGAIGFIWLILWWFYYEVPSRHKKLSKEEFDYIHSDQEIETEKPRPVKWAKLLGIRQTWAFVFGKLLTDPVWWFFLFWLPGYLESIFHVNMKSNLGLPIIIIYSITSFGSIGGGWLSSHLIKIGWPVFRARKVSMLIFALCVVPIMLIQYSNNLWLAIGLISLATAAHQAWSATIFTTASDMFPKRAVSSVVGIGGMAGSIGGTLFPMVIGTMLDHYKLIGNIGIGYNILFTICGVAYLLAWGVMHLFAPKMEQVKLD